A genomic segment from Maniola hyperantus chromosome 4, iAphHyp1.2, whole genome shotgun sequence encodes:
- the LOC117981834 gene encoding sodium-dependent serotonin transporter-like isoform X1 has translation MANPKSEDTLFNFENRDAQSQWSEVWSTTRIPTLDNASGGVGGANGRRKLRLGSLALGAMLTMHCRVSASALTGGFFVFMLFLILATVVLANPLRHFEVYLGQWSISGPGRAFRVLPVFEGIGIAICINALVRAIVCCTIAAIAAIYVTHSVADSKLPNTYCRDFDLKPYNPILKEVNLLRLRESRFSLATGNFAEDKNKTKYVTVGTHDFAWRNASTKLKVKKRFLKNGLRQKLGQTIKVCNESYTIGYPILCSTPAYNFFYVEVVLFREDYNFGQFNMPLVLCIILIWGVLWSLLVAERLNHGKLIWNNMSAWLVFIPWTWVALLLICAIINLAGHRPKSLRKVFRIGAKEVLAGMADALEVALYIHSASMGTEIIHGKGLNHFASGHIDPHLGGENVWHSGLLLLMSALHAGGAASCAVVDSTQPNTKRLYDMHESTLWIIPMYSKCTLVNNYSHFMSVLIFSGLTFSYMTVAFVLVKTSLHTIFEYKVKLVFAEQMVVAGIILSCMGLSLLFATTGGVALLESVDAIMTGVAMPFVCLLELVALMYVYRSHDFVSDMNVATEENACASRIGTQWQMIPAITLVTLIMKLTTLCSAEMPRSLLWMSTAALAAVVVAAPIRAVRNICGYLRQAHNERR, from the exons ATGGCAAATCCAAAATCAGAAGATACATTATTTAACTTTGAAAATAGAGACGCA CAAAGTCAATGGTCAGAGGTATGGTCAACTACTCGCATCCCAACATTAGACAACGCTTCGGGAGGAGTGGGAGGCGCTAATGGTCGCCGCAAACTGCGGCTGGGATCGCTCGCTCTCGGAGCTATGCTTACTATGCATTGCAGAGTGTCTGCTTCGGCGCTTACAGGCGGATTCT tTGTTTTCATGTTGTTCCTAATCCTGGCGACGGTGGTGCTTGCAAATCCGTTGCGTCATTTCGAGGTGTACCTTGGTCAGTGGAGTATCAGTGGACCAGGGCGGGCTTTCCGTGTTTTGCCAGTGTTTGAAG GTATCGGAATAGCAATATGCATCAACGCGTTGGTGCGAGCGATTGTTTGCTGTACGATAGCTGCTATTGCGGCAATCTACGTGACGCATTCTGTTGCAGATTCAAAGTTACCCAATACGTATTGCAG GGATTTCGATCTGAAGCCATACAACCCAATCCTGAAAGAAGTTAATCTTTTGAGGCTAAGAGAG TCTAGATTTTCCTTGGCGACGGGAAACTTCGcagaagataaaaataaaacaaaatatgtaactGTCGGTACACATGATTTCGCCTGGAGGAATGCAAGTACAAaacttaaagttaaaaaaag gttcttaaaaaacGGATTACGGCAGAAGCTCGGCCAAACAATAAAAGTATGCAACGAAAGCTATACCATAGGATATCCTATATTGTGTAGCACTCcagcatataatttttttta TGTGGAAGTGGTTTTGTTTCGGGAAGACTACAACTTCGGTCAGTTCAATATGCCGTTGGTGTTATGTATCATTTTAATTTGGGGTGTGCTGTGGTCATTACTGGTTGCAGAGCGCTTAAATCACGGCAAG CTTATTTGGAATAATATGTCTGCGTGGCTGGTATTTATACCTTGGACATGGGTAGCCTTGCTGCTGATTTGTGCGATTATCAACCTCGCTGGGCATAGACCCAAATCTTTACGTAAAGTCTTTAGAATCGGTGCTAAAGAAGTTCTCGCG GGAATGGCTGACGCGTTAGAGGTAGCCCTCTATATACATTCAGCTAGTATGGGAACAGAAATTATTCATGGAAAAGGACTAAATCATTTCG CATCTGGGCATATAGACCCGCACCTCGGCGGCGAGAACGTGTGGCACAGCGGCCTGCTGCTGCTGATGTCCGCGCTGCACGCGGGCGGCGCCGCGTCTTGCGCCGTGGTCGACAGCACCCAGCCCAACACCAAGAGACTGTACGACATGCATGaaa GCACGTTGTGGATAATCCCAATGTACTCCAAGTGTACATTAGTCAATAATTATTCACATTTCAT GTCTGTTCTTATATTCAGTGGGCTCACTTTTTCCTACATGACTGTGGCGTTTGTTCTTGTTAAGACTTCGTTACACACTATATTTGAATATAAAGTTAAATTAGT TTTTGCAGAGCAAATGGTGGTAGCCGGCATAATACTAAGCTGTATGGGATTGAGCCTCCTATTTGCCACTACC GGTGGCGTAGCACTTCTAGAGAGCGTGGACGCGATAATGACGGGCGTGGCAATGCCTTTCGTATGCCTGCTTGAACTAGTGGCACTGATGTATGTTTACCGAAGCCATGACTTTGTATCTGATATGAACGTAGCAACCGAGGAAAATGCATGCGCCTCAAGAATCGGCACTCAATGGCAAATGATACCGGCAATAACATTG GTAACACTTATAATGAAGTTGACGACACTGTGCAGCGCGGAGATGCCGCGTTCGCTGCTATGGATGTCCACAGCGGCTCTGGCAGCCGTGGTGGTCGCCGCGCCCATCCGCGCCGTGCGGAACATTTGCGGTTATCTTAGACAAGCCCACAATGAGCGGCGTTAA
- the LOC117981834 gene encoding sodium-dependent serotonin transporter-like isoform X2, whose product MANPKSEDTLFNFENRDAQSQWSEVWSTTRIPTLDNASGGVGGANGRRKLRLGSLALGAMLTMHCRVSASALTGGFFVFMLFLILATVVLANPLRHFEVYLGQWSISGPGRAFRVLPVFEGIGIAICINALVRAIVCCTIAAIAAIYVTHSVADSKLPNTYCRDFDLKPYNPILKEVNLLRLRESRFSLATGNFAEDKNKTKYVTVGTHDFAWRNASTKLKVKKSVEVVLFREDYNFGQFNMPLVLCIILIWGVLWSLLVAERLNHGKLIWNNMSAWLVFIPWTWVALLLICAIINLAGHRPKSLRKVFRIGAKEVLAGMADALEVALYIHSASMGTEIIHGKGLNHFASGHIDPHLGGENVWHSGLLLLMSALHAGGAASCAVVDSTQPNTKRLYDMHESTLWIIPMYSKCTLVNNYSHFMSVLIFSGLTFSYMTVAFVLVKTSLHTIFEYKVKLVFAEQMVVAGIILSCMGLSLLFATTGGVALLESVDAIMTGVAMPFVCLLELVALMYVYRSHDFVSDMNVATEENACASRIGTQWQMIPAITLVTLIMKLTTLCSAEMPRSLLWMSTAALAAVVVAAPIRAVRNICGYLRQAHNERR is encoded by the exons ATGGCAAATCCAAAATCAGAAGATACATTATTTAACTTTGAAAATAGAGACGCA CAAAGTCAATGGTCAGAGGTATGGTCAACTACTCGCATCCCAACATTAGACAACGCTTCGGGAGGAGTGGGAGGCGCTAATGGTCGCCGCAAACTGCGGCTGGGATCGCTCGCTCTCGGAGCTATGCTTACTATGCATTGCAGAGTGTCTGCTTCGGCGCTTACAGGCGGATTCT tTGTTTTCATGTTGTTCCTAATCCTGGCGACGGTGGTGCTTGCAAATCCGTTGCGTCATTTCGAGGTGTACCTTGGTCAGTGGAGTATCAGTGGACCAGGGCGGGCTTTCCGTGTTTTGCCAGTGTTTGAAG GTATCGGAATAGCAATATGCATCAACGCGTTGGTGCGAGCGATTGTTTGCTGTACGATAGCTGCTATTGCGGCAATCTACGTGACGCATTCTGTTGCAGATTCAAAGTTACCCAATACGTATTGCAG GGATTTCGATCTGAAGCCATACAACCCAATCCTGAAAGAAGTTAATCTTTTGAGGCTAAGAGAG TCTAGATTTTCCTTGGCGACGGGAAACTTCGcagaagataaaaataaaacaaaatatgtaactGTCGGTACACATGATTTCGCCTGGAGGAATGCAAGTACAAaacttaaagttaaaaaaag TGTGGAAGTGGTTTTGTTTCGGGAAGACTACAACTTCGGTCAGTTCAATATGCCGTTGGTGTTATGTATCATTTTAATTTGGGGTGTGCTGTGGTCATTACTGGTTGCAGAGCGCTTAAATCACGGCAAG CTTATTTGGAATAATATGTCTGCGTGGCTGGTATTTATACCTTGGACATGGGTAGCCTTGCTGCTGATTTGTGCGATTATCAACCTCGCTGGGCATAGACCCAAATCTTTACGTAAAGTCTTTAGAATCGGTGCTAAAGAAGTTCTCGCG GGAATGGCTGACGCGTTAGAGGTAGCCCTCTATATACATTCAGCTAGTATGGGAACAGAAATTATTCATGGAAAAGGACTAAATCATTTCG CATCTGGGCATATAGACCCGCACCTCGGCGGCGAGAACGTGTGGCACAGCGGCCTGCTGCTGCTGATGTCCGCGCTGCACGCGGGCGGCGCCGCGTCTTGCGCCGTGGTCGACAGCACCCAGCCCAACACCAAGAGACTGTACGACATGCATGaaa GCACGTTGTGGATAATCCCAATGTACTCCAAGTGTACATTAGTCAATAATTATTCACATTTCAT GTCTGTTCTTATATTCAGTGGGCTCACTTTTTCCTACATGACTGTGGCGTTTGTTCTTGTTAAGACTTCGTTACACACTATATTTGAATATAAAGTTAAATTAGT TTTTGCAGAGCAAATGGTGGTAGCCGGCATAATACTAAGCTGTATGGGATTGAGCCTCCTATTTGCCACTACC GGTGGCGTAGCACTTCTAGAGAGCGTGGACGCGATAATGACGGGCGTGGCAATGCCTTTCGTATGCCTGCTTGAACTAGTGGCACTGATGTATGTTTACCGAAGCCATGACTTTGTATCTGATATGAACGTAGCAACCGAGGAAAATGCATGCGCCTCAAGAATCGGCACTCAATGGCAAATGATACCGGCAATAACATTG GTAACACTTATAATGAAGTTGACGACACTGTGCAGCGCGGAGATGCCGCGTTCGCTGCTATGGATGTCCACAGCGGCTCTGGCAGCCGTGGTGGTCGCCGCGCCCATCCGCGCCGTGCGGAACATTTGCGGTTATCTTAGACAAGCCCACAATGAGCGGCGTTAA
- the MED14 gene encoding mediator of RNA polymerase II transcription subunit 14: protein MVPVIMEGCAQGTEGGGARGGSISLALLIDFIVQRTYDELTVLAELLPRKTDMERKIEIYKFSARTRQLFVRLLALVKWASSATKVDRSAHIMAFLDKQALLFVETADVLARVARETLVHARLPTFHMAAAVEVLTLGTYSRLPAVIREKLVPPPPLTPAERRSTLRALAHVVRQRLTTASLPTDVRNLKVENGRATFTVGQEFSVSLTVMGDAPNVPWRLLDIAILIQDSETGEGKPLVHTSQLNWLRGVAQARLAAAGLSGALTALRYFCRSLSLELLYTQTLRLCRDRLARHLQVDRYIPGQKLQVSYWRELGCELGYRLIIGAEGESLCVWHVPALAGGERVAAALTPHAPSMERLLAHTVHVRSRQRLNDLKVLLNDLGVECSVGGWPCVLACSVVWPCLRAEQLLVSVGAHGGRLRARVPAYPHTPRMPELAAALTTANRTLVRQLLTHLRFWLVARRCEKTLQHLPASICEHLPFLHGPDHPLNKLAPDRLYVTLHRHTDHILVVEMKEVAAGGTATTSSSNNSGSACSVALAFHLAGARRCTPDECEDEASSSNNAASSTARAFLKLHSLVELDTFTLTHGPFTPLDTPGMQPGKRKLSAANSRAVRVRQPAYFLPELAHVVAAADERVPFVNLAQELAARGVTHGGVQAEWSGSALGMRIVALPRPEGASEAAAAALRTRLLAATVRLTTKNQARVWTAEIVFHGSPVSTPNPKEQGERRCVYLQYELGTDAGRTADAFLADWAAIVHLHTLLYDFMLRPSQERESLWQGVCIRSYTYRSLVLGWGAAARATAVLQWNASTQRYTVATPAHQPAANAHHLLHHHLDHYLNWNKDLMSLGVVLRETYAPLLALSRLPTLPQLGLHHVRTLMPTPTFTLLAHSWRKIRIIYAGAYSIEVGIRGGNMVTIRDGSYSKFDRSTVVDEFAPAQGLKTFLSRYVDDNISARLLAEDDNPPSPMSPMPPGLRFPAPLTPPQPHTPHSAPVTPHPASPAHQMGGGSFNLTSPPGGTGAGGAAGGAAGGGAGVSASPASPMAPSPLAPVASPHPPPTSPFTAWPASPSLPRPSPGHHPSPRHHVEHKGPQVSSSSAAGGVRGAGARGWGGALGTPLAVGKLEALCSPADPPPGAPPGPPLAPLQRFLACVYMKRALQRFVHQEESLSMMNADATSLTFRCEGAGLAARVTLHPQHMQSLHLQLTPLADAKDNWSADDLQVMEKFFEQRVAISPFRATALQGWARAWGAPGAALPSLVALMRADLAPVAPALWTLHWLLRIPPAGSQIVPAGQPAVLLAKHKILFFVCLTRGETQLLLPLVYDVQSNAMQIAERREGQQPHLLAVNMHLKRFAEFNQSHGECILWPAVRDLLINFTLPPDAPPPAAPPPP from the exons ATGGTGCCGGTAATTATGGAAGGGTGTGCTCAAGGAACCGAGGGTGGTGGAGCTCGCGGTGGTTCTATTTCACTAGCCTTGCTTATAGATTTCATTGTACAGAGAACTTATGATGAACTTACAGTATTGGCAGAATT gcTGCCTCGTAAAACTGATATGGAGCGTAAAATTGAGATCTACAAGTTCAGTGCCAGGACAAGACAGTTGTTTGTACGATTATTGGCTTTGGTCAAATGGGCTAGCAGTGCTACAAAAGTGGACAGATCTGCTCACATTATGGCTTTCCTAGACAAACAGGCCCTGCTTTTTGTTGAAACTGCTGATGTCTTAGCTCGTGTCGCTCGAGAGACACTTGTTCATGCCAG GTTGCCTACATTCCACATGGCTGCAGCGGTAGAGGTGCTCACTCTGGGCACATACAGTCGCCTGCCAGCTGTGATACGTGAGAAGCTTGTGCCCCCACCACCACTGACACCAGCAGAACGCCGGTCTACCTTACGGGCACTAGCTCATGTAGTGCGGCAGCGCCTCACTACTGCCTCACTGCCTACCGATGTTAGGAACTTAAAG GTGGAAAATGGACGGGCAACATTCACTGTTGGTCAAGAGTTCAGTGTATCTTTGACAGTCATGGGTGATGCACCAAATGTGCCTTGGAGGTTATTAGATATAGCTATCCTAATTCAAGATAGTGAAACTGGAG AGGGTAAGCCATTGGTGCATACGTCACAGCTAAACTGGCTGCGCGGCGTAGCTCAAGCTAGGTTGGCTGCTGCTGGTCTGAGTGGCGCGCTAACGGCTCTTCGTTATTTCTGCCGCTCACTCTCCTTAGAACTGCTCTATACGCAGACTCTACGTCTCTGTCGCGATCGCCTGGCCCGCCATCTTCAAGTCGATAGATACATTCCTGGACAGAAGCTACAAGTTTCATATTGGAG GGAGCTGGGTTGCGAGCTCGGGTATCGTCTGATCATCGGAGCAGAGGGCGAGTCTCTGTGCGTGTGGCACGTGCCGGCGCTCGCGGGAGGCGAGCGCGTGGCGGCCGCGCTCACGCCGCACGCGCCTTCCATGGAGCGCCTATTAGCTCACACGGTACACGTGCGGTCTAGACAGCGCCTTAACGACCTCAAGGTTTTGCTTAACGACTTAGGG GTGGAGTGCAGCGTGGGCGGCTGGCCGTGCGTGCTGGCGTGCTCGGTGGTGTGGCCGTGCTTGCGCGCGGAGCAGCTGCTGGTGTCGGTGGGCGCGCACGGCGGCCGCCTGCGCGCGCGCGTGCCCGCCTACCCGCACACGCCGCGCATGCCCGAGCTCGCCGCCGCGCTCACCACCGCTAACCGCACGCTCGTGCGCCAGCTGTTGACGCATCTCAG gtTCTGGCTAGTGGCGCGCCGTTGTGAAAAGACTCTACAACACTTACCGGCAAGTATCTGTGAACATCTGCCGTTCCTTCACGGACCGGACCATCCACTGAACAAACTAGCTCCCGACCGCCTTTACGTCACGCTACATCGACACACGGATCACATACTA GTGGTGGAAATGAAAGAGGTGGCAGCGGGAGGGACGGCCACCACCAGCTCGAGCAACAACAGCGGCAGCGCGTGCAGCGTGGCGCTCGCCTTCCACCTCGCAGGCGCGCGCCGCTGCACGCCGGACGAGTGTGAAGACGAG GCATCTTCGTCGAATAACGCAGCGTCTTCGACCGCCCGTGCTTTTCTCAAGTTGCACTCACTTGTTGAACTCGACACATTCACTCTCACACATGGACCTTTCACACCGCTTGATACACCTG GCATGCAGCCGGGCAAGCGCAAGCTATCGGCTGCGAACAGTCGCGCGGTGCGAGTGCGCCAGCCTGCGTACTTCCTGCCCGAACTGGCGCACGTGGTTGCAGCGGCCGACGAGCGAGTGCCCTTTGTAAACCTCGCGCAAGAG CTGGCAGCACGCGGTGTGACGCACGGCGGGGTACAAGCAGAATGGTCAGGGTCGGCGCTAGGCATGCGAATCGTAGCTCTGCCACGGCCCGAGGGCGCCAGTGAGGCCGCGGCCGCCGCCCTGCGCACACGTCTACTCGCGGCCACTGTGCGGCTCACCACCAAAAACCAAGCGAGGGTGTGGACTGCCGAAATTGTCTTCCACGGCTCTCCTGTTTCTACACCAAATCCTAAAGAACAAG GAGAGCGGCGCTGCGTGTACCTGCAATACGAACTGGGTACGGACGCGGGACGCACTGCGGACGCATTCTTAGCAGATTGGGCAGCCATCGTACATTTGCACACGCTTTTATACGACTTTATGCTCCGACCCAGTCAAG aACGCGAGTCGCTTTGGCAGGGCGTGTGCATACGCTCGTACACGTATCGCTCGCTGGTGCTGGGGTGGGGCGCGGCCGCGCGCGCCACGGCCGTGCTGCAGTGGAACGCGAGCACCCAGCGGTACACCGTGGCCACTCCCGCGCATCAACCCGCAGCCAACGCCCACCATCTCTTGCACCACCATCTGGACCACTATCTCAACTG GAATAAGGACCTGATGTCGCTGGGCGTGGTGCTGCGCGAGACGTACGCGCCGCTGCTGGCGCTGAGCCGCCTGCCCACGCTGCCGCAGTTGGGCTTGCACCACGTGCGCACGCTCATGCCCACGCCCACCTTCACGCTGCTCGCCCACTCATGGAGAAAA ATCCGCATAATATACGCTGGTGCTTATTCAATAGAAGTTGGCATTCGAGGTGGCAACATGGTCACGATACGCGATGGATCCTACTCTAAGTTCGACCGAAGCACTGTTGTCGATGAATTTGCCCCAGCACAAGGACTTAAA ACATTCCTGTCGAGATACGTTGATGATAATATCAGTGCGAGACTGCTAGCAGAAGATGACAATCCACCCTCACCGATGTCGCCGATGCCACCAG GTCTTCGCTTTCCCGCGCCCCTCACTCCACCTCAACCGCACACGCCTCACTCGGCGCCCGTCACACCGCATCCGGCCTCTCCGGCGCATcag ATGGGCGGCGGATCGTTTAACCTGACGTCTCCGCCGGGCGGCACGGGTGCGGGCGGTGCTGCGGGAGGCGCGGCGGGTGGCGGCGCAGGCGTGTCCGCGTCGCCCGCCTCGCCCATGGCGCCGTCGCCGCTGGCACCCGTCGCGTCGCCGCACCCGCCGCCCACCTCGCCCTTCACCGCGTGGCCCGCGTCGCCGTCGTTGCCGCGGCCCTCGCCCGGCCACCACCCCTCGCCGCGCCACCACGTCGAGCACAAGG GGCCACAAGTGAGCTCGTCGTCGGCGGCGGGCGGcgtgcgcggcgcgggcgcgcgcGGCTGGGGCGGCGCGCTGGGCACGCCACTGGCCGTGGGCAAGCTGGAGGCGCTGTGTTCGCCTGCCGATCCGCCGCCCGGCGCGCCGCCCGGCCCGCCGCTCGCGCCGCTGCAGCGCTTCCTCGCCTGCGTCTACATGAAGCGCGCGCTGCAGCGCTTCGTGCACCAGGAGGAGTCG TTGAGCATGATGAACGCGGACGCAACGTCGCTGACGTTCCGCTGCGAGGGCGCGGGGCTGGCGGCGCGCGTCACGCTGCATCCGCAGCACATGCAGTCGCTGCACCTGCAGCTCACGCCGCTCGCCGACGCCAAGGACAACTGGTCCGCCGACGACTTGCAG GTGATGGAGAAGTTCTTCGAGCAGCGCGTGGCGATCTCGCCGTTCCGCGCGACGGCGCTGCAGGGGTGGGCGCGCGCGTGGGGCGCGCCGGGCGCCGCGCTGCCGTCGCTGGTGGCGCTCATGCGCGCCGACCTGGCGCCCGTGGCGCCCGCTCTGTGGACGCTGCACTGGCTGCTGCGCATCCCGCCCGCCGGCTCGCAGATCGTGCCCGCCGGCCAGCCCGCCGTGCTGCTCGCCAAGCACAAGATACTCTTCTTT GTATGTTTAACACGAGGCGAGACGCAGCTACTTCTCCCTCTAGTATACGACGTGCAGTCGAATGCGATGCAAATAGCGGAAAGACGCGAGGGCCAACAGCCGCACCTCCTCGCTGTCAATATGCATCTGAAACG GTTCGCGGAGTTCAACCAGTCGCACGGCGAGTGCATCCTGTGGCCGGCGGTGCGCGACTTGCTCATCAACTTCACGCTGCCGCCCgacgcgccgccgcccgccgcgccgccgccgccctaG